A window of Solanum stenotomum isolate F172 chromosome 9, ASM1918654v1, whole genome shotgun sequence genomic DNA:
aattCAGGAAGCACAAGGAAGTTTAAGTAGTGGAATgacaaaggaagaagaagaagatgatggtGGTGGTCCAATTAGTAGCGAAATTTGTGAGTTTCCACATGAAAGGGAGATCAATTTTTGGCCTTTGAATGATTATAATCATCAAAATTCCCAaaatgattcctccacaaaGCAAGTTTTGAAATCTACAAAGGACGATCCTCACGTTAACCTAGACTTATCTATCTCTTCATGTTTCTattgttaaaa
This region includes:
- the LOC125876612 gene encoding uncharacterized protein LOC125876612 codes for the protein MLLKKGDSIMVVSFNFLLYFCRHVSETILEHGPSKSSKQIDPGSDKFPNYKAIINAYIAENNIYCYDYQEAQGSLSSGMTKEEEEDDGGGPISSEICEFPHEREINFWPLNDYNHQNSQNDSSTKQVLKSTKDDPHVNLDLSISSCFYC